One Candidatus Lernaella stagnicola DNA window includes the following coding sequences:
- a CDS encoding TonB-dependent receptor plug domain-containing protein produces the protein MNPAPPIAPLTAAPRRTLRALLTFCAAILVTCLFAWPQFARAQTDAAVGRVTGRVLVKGVRTPLAYAEVLLVDTSLTALTDEDGAFAIDDVPAGTYTIRITEDTIEEINEEIEVRTGEETALVYYVHQIGYALDEIVVVAKKEPEAMARQELQREEITGVPGANNDVIRVVETLPGVAYTSVAGFGGNGLVIRGTSAEDSQYYLNGFEIPQLFHFGGFISIINAELVEDVAYYPGAYKSQYGNALGGVIEVTTRDPRRDRFGGVVDLASYSSFLLFEGPAGDKFAWAASGRRSLIDFILPAVVPEDQAEFTLAPRFYDFTGLFNYAPNLSNEFEFLLLGSDDAMNVIGEDDVSDPFSGNSFDMRIAWQRLDARWNFLPNERFTNSLAGSLLRVEADFAFGPEFSWTSVLYQPHVRDDASLSLGKWNELRFGAESRVYAYNYEAEIIRPPKEGEPSLNITSEDTITTKTDITAWQYGAYVEDFMHPVRWLQLVPGARAELLPYIEQYFLEPRLTINFLATDAAKIKLAGGLYHQWPSPDEVVDDFGTRELEPEVAYLASGGFEYDFGEGIHIDTQGYYKWLDNLVSPTAAGDAEPYENSGEGFVYGAELIARKKLLDRLMGWVSYTYTVSKRKDDPDADWRYFDEDQRHNFIILASYMLGQNKQWRIGAKWQYSTGLPYTKVDTAVYNADADSYLPIYSDQINGRRRGDFHKLDLRADKFWYFNRWTLAAYVDIQNVYWQDQPVGYAYNFDYTEEKPVQFPTFMPSLGVQARF, from the coding sequence ATGAATCCGGCTCCGCCAATCGCGCCGTTGACAGCCGCGCCCCGACGAACGCTCCGCGCCCTGCTCACTTTCTGCGCCGCGATCCTGGTGACATGCCTTTTCGCATGGCCGCAATTCGCGCGTGCACAAACCGACGCCGCCGTAGGCCGCGTCACCGGTCGCGTGCTCGTTAAAGGTGTGCGCACCCCGCTGGCGTACGCCGAAGTCTTGTTGGTCGATACCTCCCTAACAGCGTTGACCGACGAAGACGGCGCGTTCGCGATCGACGACGTCCCCGCCGGGACTTACACGATTCGCATCACCGAAGACACGATCGAAGAGATCAACGAAGAGATCGAAGTTCGCACCGGCGAGGAAACCGCGCTGGTCTACTACGTGCATCAAATCGGTTACGCCCTCGACGAGATCGTCGTTGTCGCCAAAAAAGAACCCGAAGCCATGGCCCGGCAAGAATTGCAGCGAGAAGAAATCACCGGCGTGCCCGGCGCCAACAACGACGTGATTCGCGTCGTGGAAACATTGCCCGGCGTCGCCTACACGAGCGTCGCCGGCTTCGGCGGCAACGGTTTGGTGATTCGCGGCACGAGCGCCGAAGACAGCCAGTACTACCTCAACGGTTTCGAGATTCCGCAGTTGTTTCACTTCGGCGGTTTCATCTCCATCATCAACGCCGAACTCGTTGAAGACGTCGCCTACTACCCCGGCGCGTACAAAAGCCAATACGGCAACGCCCTGGGCGGCGTGATCGAAGTCACCACGCGCGACCCGCGCCGCGATCGTTTCGGCGGCGTGGTGGATTTGGCGAGCTACTCATCGTTTCTGCTTTTTGAAGGACCGGCGGGAGACAAGTTCGCGTGGGCCGCGTCGGGGCGGCGCAGCCTGATCGATTTCATCCTGCCCGCCGTCGTCCCGGAAGATCAGGCCGAGTTCACGCTCGCGCCGCGTTTCTACGATTTCACCGGCCTGTTCAATTACGCGCCGAACCTGAGCAATGAATTCGAGTTCCTGCTGCTGGGTTCGGACGACGCGATGAACGTGATCGGCGAGGACGACGTGAGCGATCCCTTTTCCGGCAACTCCTTCGACATGCGCATTGCGTGGCAGCGACTCGACGCCCGTTGGAATTTCCTGCCCAACGAACGGTTTACCAATTCGCTCGCCGGCAGCCTGCTGCGCGTCGAGGCCGACTTCGCGTTCGGGCCGGAATTCAGTTGGACCAGCGTCCTCTACCAGCCGCACGTCCGCGACGACGCCTCGCTAAGCCTTGGCAAGTGGAACGAGTTGCGTTTCGGGGCCGAATCACGCGTGTACGCTTACAACTACGAAGCGGAAATCATCCGGCCGCCCAAGGAAGGCGAACCTTCGCTGAACATCACGTCGGAAGATACCATCACCACCAAGACCGACATCACTGCGTGGCAGTACGGCGCCTACGTGGAAGATTTCATGCACCCGGTGCGCTGGCTGCAATTGGTGCCCGGCGCGCGCGCCGAATTGCTGCCGTACATCGAGCAGTACTTTCTCGAGCCGCGCCTGACGATTAACTTCCTGGCCACCGACGCCGCCAAAATCAAACTGGCCGGCGGGCTGTATCACCAGTGGCCTTCGCCGGACGAAGTGGTCGACGATTTCGGCACGCGCGAATTGGAGCCGGAAGTCGCGTACCTCGCCTCGGGCGGCTTCGAATACGATTTCGGCGAAGGAATTCACATCGACACGCAAGGCTACTACAAGTGGCTGGACAACCTGGTCTCGCCCACCGCCGCCGGCGACGCTGAGCCATATGAAAACAGTGGCGAGGGTTTCGTGTACGGCGCCGAACTGATCGCGCGCAAAAAACTGCTCGACCGTTTGATGGGGTGGGTAAGCTACACCTACACGGTGTCCAAACGGAAGGATGATCCCGACGCCGACTGGCGTTACTTCGACGAAGACCAGCGGCACAATTTCATCATTCTGGCCAGCTACATGCTCGGCCAAAACAAGCAGTGGCGTATCGGCGCGAAATGGCAGTACTCGACGGGCCTGCCCTACACCAAGGTTGATACGGCGGTGTACAACGCCGACGCCGATTCCTACCTGCCCATTTATTCCGATCAAATCAACGGCCGGCGGCGCGGCGATTTCCACAAGCTCGACCTGCGCGCCGACAAGTTCTGGTACTTCAACCGCTGGACGCTCGCCGCGTACGTCGACATCCAGAACGTGTACTGGCAGGACCAACCCGTCGGCTATGCCTATAACTTCGATTACACCGAAGAGAAACCCGTCCAGTTCCCGACCTTCATGCCGTCGCTCGGCGTGCAGGCCCGGTTCTAA
- a CDS encoding MBOAT family O-acyltransferase, with product MIGWWFAAFAGAAVLAASMMRYEKARRWVLFFFGIELFLLVQPTALIPIGVLGLGVYILVRRGWTGAAVALAVGLLVGFKAYAASAGTSPLEAIANPLVPLGLSYLAFSAISFAVEARRGTIKPRGLADFFHFLLFFPTVMAGPIKRYGDFRRLDESTATRWRAGLPRIGAGLLKVLVLAWPCQEFVTIFAGQPELRTLDAWLLLYAGAFWLYFDFAGYSDIAIGLARLLGYRVPENFDWPYLRTNIRDFWRHWHMTLTGFLRDYIYIPLGGNRRGFARELLNLSATMMLIALWHGLAPRFALFGIYHVVGLVVFTLWRRARGKPNDNPRPLRRTLAVLFTFHYVAFGWLFFFVDTSGVMRIAAALVGWGG from the coding sequence ATGATCGGCTGGTGGTTCGCCGCTTTCGCCGGGGCCGCGGTTCTAGCCGCGTCGATGATGCGTTATGAAAAGGCGCGGCGTTGGGTGCTGTTCTTCTTCGGCATCGAGTTGTTTTTATTGGTGCAGCCGACCGCGCTGATACCGATTGGCGTTCTAGGATTGGGCGTCTACATTTTGGTGCGCCGCGGGTGGACCGGCGCGGCAGTTGCGTTGGCGGTGGGCCTGCTGGTCGGGTTCAAAGCCTACGCCGCATCGGCAGGCACCTCGCCGTTGGAAGCTATCGCGAATCCACTGGTGCCGCTGGGCCTGTCGTACTTGGCCTTCTCGGCGATTTCCTTCGCCGTGGAAGCGCGACGCGGGACAATCAAACCGCGCGGCCTGGCTGATTTTTTTCACTTCCTGCTGTTTTTTCCGACGGTCATGGCCGGGCCGATCAAGCGCTACGGCGATTTTCGCCGCCTCGACGAAAGCACCGCCACGCGGTGGCGCGCGGGCTTGCCGCGCATCGGTGCGGGTCTGCTGAAAGTACTCGTGCTGGCGTGGCCGTGCCAGGAATTCGTCACGATTTTCGCCGGGCAGCCGGAGCTGCGCACCCTCGATGCGTGGCTGCTTTTGTACGCCGGGGCGTTTTGGCTGTACTTCGATTTCGCAGGCTATTCGGATATCGCGATCGGGCTCGCGCGGCTGCTTGGTTACCGCGTGCCGGAGAATTTCGACTGGCCGTATTTGCGAACCAACATCCGCGATTTCTGGCGGCACTGGCACATGACCCTGACGGGTTTTCTGCGCGACTACATTTACATTCCGCTGGGCGGCAACCGGCGCGGATTTGCGCGCGAACTGTTGAACCTGTCGGCGACGATGATGCTGATCGCCTTGTGGCACGGCCTCGCGCCGCGCTTCGCGCTGTTCGGCATCTATCACGTCGTCGGCCTCGTGGTCTTTACCTTGTGGCGACGCGCGCGCGGCAAACCGAACGACAACCCGCGGCCGCTGCGGCGGACGCTGGCCGTGCTGTTCACCTTTCATTACGTGGCCTTCGGTTGGCTGTTCTTTTTCGTCGACACCTCCGGCGTGATGCGTATTGCCGCGGCGCTCGTCGGTTGGGGAGGGTGA
- a CDS encoding PKD domain-containing protein, which produces MNRFFLGCLLVAAVIAVAGPVWAEPVKTVAEIYAPDFATIDRLATFDVGFEDHDRPDWVRIVTYRDELAEIEKAGFEVEILIDDLDAWVQARNESLRSRPAEAPPVDVVLDHYVTHAEMTTFLTELASAHPDIMSVRVLGTSVEGRELFEIKISDNVGTNEPEPAVHFEYNIHGDEIAAYMFALFTIEWLVTDYATDPDVQALVDGREIFIEPLTNPDGNADDPVWGRSRYNANGVDMNRNFGFMWDPYEWNSGPAPHSEPETQALTGSWAGAQPYMAALSAHSGTVVFLYPWGYRGGNPADGAEFAYLAGQYIYPNYCTDLNMDTAGTCFGVLYQAVGVSNDEQYGAHGMLGFTPEVSYTKECSFATSQQVFVDHQPAIQWLIEQMDEGLHGFVKDAGTSDPIGALIEVEGKWMTFSDYEVGDYHKYLRAGTYDVRVSANGYEPQTATITITDGTPSQRDFLLTAAAEPETFAWRWLISDMPNYYESTHTASDAFGPPDSDYISIGFGGEVVLDLGPDGISDSAGTDLMVYEAGSDGDESFTLAGCIDSPHGPWTALGPGSGTTAFDLNGTGLATVRYVKITDAAEFADGAKASDDGYDLDAIGSPAFVASFTATPTTGEPPLTVTFGDRSTGTPTVWEWDFGDGESSTVQNPVHEYDEIGTYDVTLTVTGAEGTRTLTKMNYIEVTYAPPVASFTAAPTVGQVPLTVNFTNSSTGTIAEYAWTFGDGGTSAEENPSHVYEAPGRYSVELTITGPGGEDSQYRWRLVRTTCGPPVADFEADVTTGPTPLDVQFGNLTQAADACPATYAWQFGDGATSTEEEPAHSYTTPGSYTVTLTATSEGGNDTEAKNAYIVVTEPGDDDDDDDTTPGDDDTTPADDDDDDDNDDNDDDNGDDDDDTGPVEGDDDDDDNDSGCGC; this is translated from the coding sequence ATGAACCGTTTCTTTCTCGGATGTCTTCTGGTCGCGGCCGTGATCGCCGTCGCCGGTCCTGTTTGGGCCGAGCCGGTGAAAACCGTCGCCGAAATTTACGCGCCCGATTTCGCCACGATCGACCGCCTCGCCACGTTCGATGTCGGTTTTGAAGATCACGACCGTCCCGACTGGGTGCGCATCGTGACCTACCGCGACGAGTTGGCCGAGATCGAAAAGGCCGGCTTCGAGGTCGAAATCCTCATCGACGATTTGGACGCCTGGGTGCAGGCGCGCAACGAATCTCTGCGTTCGCGGCCCGCCGAAGCGCCGCCGGTCGACGTCGTGCTGGACCACTATGTCACCCACGCCGAGATGACAACCTTCCTCACGGAACTGGCGTCGGCACACCCGGATATCATGTCCGTGCGCGTGCTCGGCACGAGCGTCGAGGGGCGCGAACTATTCGAAATCAAGATATCCGACAACGTCGGCACCAACGAGCCGGAGCCCGCGGTTCACTTTGAGTACAACATTCACGGTGACGAAATCGCCGCTTACATGTTCGCTTTGTTCACCATCGAATGGCTCGTTACCGACTACGCCACCGATCCGGATGTGCAGGCCCTCGTGGACGGCCGGGAAATTTTCATCGAGCCGTTGACCAACCCGGACGGCAACGCCGACGATCCGGTTTGGGGCCGCAGTCGTTACAATGCCAACGGTGTAGACATGAATCGTAACTTCGGCTTCATGTGGGATCCTTACGAATGGAATTCGGGCCCGGCCCCACACAGCGAGCCGGAAACCCAAGCCTTGACCGGCTCGTGGGCGGGCGCGCAGCCCTACATGGCGGCGCTTTCCGCGCACAGCGGCACGGTGGTTTTCCTTTACCCGTGGGGATATCGCGGCGGTAACCCGGCCGACGGCGCTGAGTTCGCCTACCTGGCCGGCCAGTACATCTACCCGAATTACTGCACCGACCTCAACATGGACACGGCCGGCACGTGCTTCGGTGTGTTGTATCAAGCGGTAGGGGTGTCCAACGACGAGCAATACGGCGCCCATGGCATGTTGGGTTTTACCCCCGAGGTTAGCTACACGAAGGAATGCTCCTTCGCCACCAGCCAGCAGGTGTTCGTCGATCACCAACCCGCGATTCAGTGGTTGATCGAGCAAATGGACGAAGGCCTGCACGGCTTCGTCAAAGACGCGGGCACGAGCGACCCGATCGGCGCGTTGATCGAAGTCGAAGGCAAGTGGATGACGTTCAGCGACTATGAGGTCGGCGATTACCACAAGTACCTGCGGGCGGGAACCTACGACGTGCGGGTCTCGGCCAACGGTTATGAACCGCAAACCGCGACGATCACCATTACCGACGGCACGCCCTCCCAACGTGACTTCCTGTTGACTGCCGCCGCCGAACCCGAGACCTTTGCCTGGCGGTGGTTGATCAGTGACATGCCGAATTATTACGAATCGACCCACACGGCCAGTGATGCCTTCGGCCCGCCGGACAGCGACTACATCTCCATCGGCTTCGGCGGCGAGGTCGTGCTCGACCTGGGCCCCGACGGCATCAGCGACAGCGCCGGCACCGACCTGATGGTCTACGAAGCGGGTAGCGACGGCGACGAATCTTTCACCCTGGCGGGTTGCATCGACTCGCCGCACGGACCGTGGACCGCGCTCGGTCCGGGCTCCGGCACGACGGCCTTCGACCTTAACGGCACGGGCTTGGCAACGGTGCGCTACGTGAAGATCACCGACGCCGCCGAGTTCGCCGACGGCGCAAAAGCCAGCGACGACGGCTACGATCTCGACGCCATCGGTTCACCCGCTTTCGTCGCTTCGTTCACGGCCACGCCCACGACCGGCGAGCCGCCGTTGACGGTAACTTTCGGCGATCGCTCCACCGGCACCCCCACCGTATGGGAGTGGGATTTCGGCGACGGCGAATCGTCCACGGTGCAAAATCCGGTGCATGAGTACGACGAAATCGGCACCTATGACGTAACGTTGACCGTCACCGGAGCCGAAGGCACGCGCACGTTGACGAAGATGAATTACATCGAAGTCACCTACGCGCCGCCGGTCGCTTCGTTCACGGCCGCGCCGACTGTTGGTCAAGTGCCGTTGACCGTGAACTTCACCAACAGTTCCACCGGCACGATCGCCGAATACGCCTGGACATTCGGGGATGGCGGCACGTCCGCCGAAGAAAACCCGAGCCACGTTTATGAGGCACCCGGACGCTACTCGGTCGAATTGACCATCACCGGTCCGGGCGGGGAAGATTCCCAGTACCGCTGGCGGCTCGTACGGACCACATGCGGCCCGCCGGTCGCCGACTTCGAGGCCGACGTAACAACCGGCCCGACCCCGCTCGACGTGCAGTTCGGCAACCTCACGCAAGCCGCCGACGCCTGCCCCGCCACGTACGCCTGGCAGTTCGGCGATGGCGCCACGTCCACCGAGGAGGAGCCCGCGCATTCATACACGACGCCGGGCAGCTATACGGTGACGCTCACCGCGACCAGCGAAGGCGGCAACGACACCGAGGCCAAAAACGCTTACATCGTGGTGACCGAGCCGGGCGATGATGACGACGATGACGACACCACCCCCGGCGATGACGACACCACGCCCGCCGATGACGACGATGACGACGACAATGACGACAACGATGACGACAACGGCGATGATGACGACGACACCGGGCCCGTCGAAGGTGACGATGATGACGACGACAACGATAGCGGCTGTGGTTGCTGA